TCGGAATTATTGAAAATCGAATACTGCTATACAGGTATTTCTCTGTTATTCTGACTAAAGGTGAATCTATTCGAAAGCATCGGTGCAATTTTATACATAAATGGATTGTACCGTTCCATCACACACTCTGAAACGAGAACCGATCTTTAAACTCCAGCAATTCCTCCTCGAGTTCCGATTCAGGTAACGGAAGATATTTGTACAACAAACTGTTCTGATCTACTTTCAATTCCTGCATGGTAATGTGCTGATTGATGAACAGGTATTCAAGATCAGGATATATCTTTTTCAACACTTCAATAATGTCCACGATCTCCAGGTTTTTATCGGAGAGGTTGTAAATACCGGAAGACACTTCCGCATGCAGCAAACCTGCCAGCATCTTCGTCACTTTATTAATATGAATGAAAGAACGCGATTGATTGCCGCTTCCGGTAATCGTTACGCGATGGCCAAAGTTCGCATCGAACATGAACCGGTTGATCACGGCATCAAACCGCATTGACTTGCTGTAACCATACACATTTCCGCAACGCAGGATGAGTGTGGGAATACTTTCGAACAAGCGTTTTACATGTTCTTCAGCCCGTTGTTTCGATACACCGTAAAAACTGGAAGGATGTGGCGGCGTTTCTTCCGTTGCTGGAATGGCGCTGCTGCCATAAATAGAAGCGCTGCTGGTGAAGATCAGTTTGGTAATGTTGCTTTCTTCAATCGCATACACCATTTCTGCTGTTCCCCAGTGATTGATCTGTTCGAAGAAGTGGGAATCAATATTTGCAAAAGGCGTCGTCACTTTCGCAGCAAGATGATAGACGACATCAATTCCTTTCAACACTTTGCGAATCGTTCGTGAATCAAGAATATCTCCCTGAATGAATTGTACATTTCCCTGTCTCGGCCCTTTCCCCAAAAACAAATTGTAATTGCCACGGCTGAGGTTGTCATACACCACGATCTTGTCAATATCAGGCCGCTGTGAAAGTTCAAAAGCGAGTTCTGTTCCGATGTAGCCGGCGCCGCCGGTGATTAGGATGTTCATGGGGTTCGAATAATGAGGATTGCTGCTACAAAATAAGAAACGTTTTGTATCATTATTCGAATCGCATCTCTTCAATACTTTTCATACTGTCATTTTCTCTTGAAAAGACTCACTTGATTATTTCCTTCCGAATAAATCAGTTCATAATTTGCCTCAATGTATTGCAGCATTAATTTTGTCTCATCCGTTATGTTTTGCTCTTTGGAATTTCTAAAAAGCAATGCAACATAATCAATGTTTCTTCCGGTTGCTTTTTCATAATTGCTGATACAAGCAGTATGAACTTCAACAATTAGCAATCAAATTAGTAAGTTTACGGTATTAATATTTTGCAGTTCGCTTCTAATTCATAAATCGCGTTATACAATGATCTCCATTGAAGAAATTCTAAAACTAAGTGCCGCTGAAAAAATACTGTTGGTTGAAAAGGTTTGGGATAGCATAGAACCGGGTGATATAGCTATTCCGGAATCTCATATTCTGGAAAGCAGGAGAAGGATAGAAGCAATTCGTAAAGGTGATATTCCTTTGGCAAGTTGGGAGGAAGTCAGGAAACGAATTCATTTACATTCATGAAGTTTCATTTGCTTGTTTCAGCGTTTGCTGAATTGGATTTGATAGATGCAATGACCTGGTATGAAGAACATCGTTCAGGCCTTAGTTATGAAATTGAATGAAGTATAGATGCAACTTTTTCACTGATTCAAAGAAATCCATTAGGTTTTCAGATAAGATATGATGATGTGCGAATTGCATTTGTCAACAGGTTTCCTTACGGTGTTCATTTTATTATAAAAATGGAAAAAATATTGGTGGTTGGAATTTATCACACCAGCAGAAATCCTGAACAATGGTCTGCAAGAAGGGAAGGATTTAGGAATGAAGAATTGTAAAGATAGAGGAGCCAAGAGTCAGGACTGACAATGAAGATCCTTCAAAGCTCATCCTGATTCCTGACTCCTGGTTCCTGATTCTCATCTCCTGGCTCCTTTTAATTTTCCAATTTAACTCCTACATTTATTCCGTATTCAATTTATTTTATCACACAAAAACCTAATTAATATGGAAGAAAATATTTTTTCCCATGAAAATGAAGACTCCCTGAATCCTGAATACAATGAACAACTGCGGATGGAGAATGAACTCCTGAAGTTGAAAATCCATGCGCAATACGGAGGTATACCCGGTAGTGAAAGCAGTAGTAACCTGCCTCCTGAAATTGAAAATGAATTCCTGAAAAATGTAATAGCGTTCGAAGAACAATACCACCGCGAACATCCACCGGTGAAAATTTCCACCTATCTCGGCAATCCTGTTTTTAAGAAATCGGCGGAATTGAATGATGATGAATTTGAAGTGGAATCGCACCGGCTTGCTGCATTGATGAAATCAAACTGCATTTTCGTTGATTTCATCCGCGAACGAGATGACCGTTTTCAGTACAGCTTCATCACAGAAGAGTTCTTTGATCATGAAACTGAATTCACCGTGGATATTCCCGGCATGATGCATTGCTTCATCTACGAAGAGTTCCATCCGGATCATGAGATGGACATCGAAAACAGAACCGAAGATTTCATGCAAGCATGGGCCAAGGGTGATACAGAATTTGCCAATCACTATCTCGCAAGTGAATTTATTCAGCCTGATAGAATTGTTTTATCGTTGAAAGAACTGATCATCAAACTGCGCCGGTTTTTTAATTCTTACAGGATCATTGAGAATTTTGACTACGAAATCTTAGAAATCAAATTTCAACTGGACCCGAAAAATAAACCGCAGGGTCTTGGGCATGCAGAAGGCTTAGTGAAGTATGATGCCATCCTTGAAAGCGGAGAAAGAAAATCATTTGAAGGGCCTTTCAAACTCTACATGGCACTTGAATACGGATGGTGGAGCATTGTTTACTTTGTGATGGAGGGGTATAATTGATTGGAAGTTTTTTCAGCGTATGATTGTTTTATTCTTGTCGTGATTAAAATTGTCTGAACTGTGATTTATGTGATGGTTATGATGATCATGATTGTCCTTATCATGATTATCATTTTAATCAATAAAATCACAGTTCAGACATTAAGCACATGAACGAATTGTGCCTGAAAAAACTGCAGTCCCTCTTTGAGGACTTTTTATTCAACGTCGATCGATGAAACAATAGAAGACATTCACTGAACTAAAAATTTTCCATTTACCTCACCATCAGGAAAAATTACTTTGTAGAAATAAATTCCATCACTCCATCCCTTAGTATTGATTTGAGACAGAGATTGATCTTGAATTTTCGTTTCGAAACAAAACCTTCCTGAGCAATCGTACACCATTATTTTTTCAGCACACGATGCCGTGAAACTTATGTTTGCACCATGAGCAACAGGATTTGGTATAACATTTACAGCATGCACAGTGTGTATTGTACTACAGATTGTTGATTGAAAGTTCAAGCGGCTGAAATAATTTTCTGCAGTTGCTGCATTGCCTTCTATGTAGCTGAATGAAGGACAAGGATATTGAACTGTATCAGTCCATACAACAGCAATATCAAATGTCTTTATTTCATTTGGGTGAAAGATGAAGGGACCTGACGACAAAATCATGCGATAATCCCAAATACCACCCTGAGGATAGCATTGCGAAAAACCATAAGGATCCGAAGGGTCGCCTGATAAAAAATAATTTGAAGAAAGGGAACCGTTATATCCATCCCCACCATATGTCAGGTGTTCTCCATCTTTGAAAATTGAATGGAGATAGTTGTAATAGTGAATAGGTTCGGTGGGAATACCTGTTTGTGTATAATCATTGTTATAACCCATGCAATAATCAAGGCGATTTACGATTTGATTTTCATCTGTAGGTCCTTGCAGGATGTCAATGGCAAGTAATGGAGGATCATCACCATAGCTGTTAGGGCATCCGCCGTCATTTGAAGATGAGTTGTAAACGACTCCAAGGTTATGGGAGGAATCACAACCAATGTTGTCATCGTATGGGCAACCAAGACCAGCGTTAACCCATAATCCAACAAAAGTTGAATCAAGATCAGATAATCCTTTGTACAACATCCTATAATGATAAAATGTAGCATTATTTAAACTGCTGTTGGTATCATTTACAGCATATGCCAGACATTGGACCTCCAAACCCAATGGTTCACCATGCGTTTGAGAATGCTCATTTCCCATATCATTAAATACAAACCACAGTGCCTGATCGCCGGGAATCTGAGGATAATCACCGGTAGCAGGATTATATATTCCATCACCATCGGTATCAGTAAATGGAGCTAAATCCTGATCAGGTAAGAATGAAAGTTTCAGATTTCCCCTTCCGGGCCATTCTAAGATGGAGGAAGGGATTGTCGTGTTCATTCCATTAATGAAAGAATCAATTGCTGACTTGTTTACTTTCCAAATGCGATTGAAATTGCTGCAGGCAACCGATTCAACATTTCCATTCGCATCTAGAGGTCCGGGAAAATAATCATTGCCGGTTTGCCGATAGGTTTGTGCAGCAACTTTTAATTGGCCGTTCGCATCAATGCCGCCAATCCACAATGCCCCCGCAAAAAGTGAAGAAACATTTCCATTTATCGGAACTACGTATTGTGCATTCTGAAATAAATCCCACCACATATCTCCTCCATTATTGATGCGCGCTTTCACATTATTAATTTCGAGATAATCGTAAGCACTTGCCGGAGCGCAATTTTGCGCGCTTGTTGAACATACGATCAGGCTGAAAAATACGAATGTGAAAATATTTTTTATGAACATAAAAAATTGAAAGAAATCAAATCTAAAGAAATCGAACTGTGAAAATAATAATGTGAAGAATAATTACTGGAATATGACGAATTGAAAATTGCAGTTTATCAGGCAATTCAAATTTTGAATACTGTTTATTCAACAATGAGCGGAGGAATTTGTATAAAAGGATTAATTACAGTGAGTTCTCTATGCGCTCTGTTAAAGTCCGCATCGTTCGTTACCAGATGCAAACCATTTACGATTGCTGTTGCTGCGATAATTGCATCTGCGGCTCTTAGATTATAGGCACGGGAAACTAATATTGCTTTTGAAATGATAATATCATCAACCCAAAATTCATCAGCATTGAGAAATGATGTTTCCAAATCAGCAATTTGCTCTTTAGTCAATTGCGGATAACCAAGCACTTCAAGCCGATTTACAAATGAAATATTGAATGAATTTTTAATAACCCGTTCAACAAATTCCATGATACTCTCCGGGAGATTTTCAGTATAATAGCCAATCAGAATATTCGTATCTAATAGATAACTCATTTTTCACGACTCACTTTTAAATATGCCTCAAAATCCTTCACATCAATTCCTTTCAATATACCACGACTGGATTTGCGAATATTTCCTTCAATTGAACCATTGAGTTCCATCAAATTTTTTTTCTCTTTCTGAAAACGTAAACGATCAAGTTCCTTGTCTAGCAAATCCTGAATACCTTTTTCTCCAAGAAGCGCAAGCAATTCTTCATTCACATTTAACTCTATCGTTTTCATAATGATGAAATTTTGACTATGCAATTTACCAAATTTACAATCTCTGTTTTAAATCCAACCTGAATTTCCTCGCTGTATCCTTCGCAATATCATATCCCGCATCCGCATGACGGATCACGCCCATTGCAGGATCATTGTTCAGCACACGTTTCAATCTGCGTGATGCATCATCAGTTCCATCGGCTACTATCACCATTCCCGCATGAATGGAATAACCCATCCCAACTCCACCACCATGATGCAACGAAACCCAACTCGCTCCACCTGCCGTATTGATCAATGCATTTAAGATCGGCCAATCGGCTACTGCATCGCTGCCATCAAGCATCGCTTCTGTTTCACGATTGGGTGAAGCGACACTTCCTGTATCGAGATGATCTCTTCCAATCACAATCGGCGCTTTCACTTTTCCGGTGCGTACCAGTTCATTGAAAGCAAGTCCTGCCTTTTCACGTTCACCCATTCCCAGCCAGCAGATGCGCGCGGGCAATCCCTGGAAAGCGATTTTTTCTTTCGCCATTTTCAGCCAGCGATGCAATCCTACATTTTCAGGAAACAATTCCATCAGCAAAGCATCTGTTATAGCAATATCATTTGGATCTCCACTCAAAGCCACCCATCGGAACGGACCTTTTCCTTCACAAAACAACGGACGGATATATGCCGGTACAAATCCCGGAAAGTCGAATGCATTTTTTACGCCGCGCTTATCATGTGCTTGTCCGCGAAGATTGTTGCCATAATCAAACGTGATGGCACCACGATTTTGCAATTCAAGCATCTGGCGCACATGCTTTGCCATTGTATCCAATGAACGGTTGATATAATCATCCGGATTTTTTTCACGCAGCACCTTTGCCTGTTCAACCGTGAGTCCTTCGGGAAAATATCCGATCAACTCATCGTGTGCTGAAGTCTGATCTGTTAAAGTATCAGGTGTGATGTGGCGGTCAATCATTCGTTGCAGCAAGTCCACTACGTTGCAACAAACACCGATGGAGATCGCTTCACCTTTTGCTTTTGCATCCAATGCCCAGTCAATAGCTTCATCAATGTCTTTCGAATATTTATCGAGATAACGGGTTTCAATTCTTTTCTGAATGCGCCACTCTTCCATTTCGGCAGCCAGGCAAACGCCTTCATTCATGGTAATAGCGAGAGGTTGAGCGCCACCCATTCCACCAAGTCCGGCAGTAACATTCAGTTTGCCTTTCAAAATTCCATTGAAATGTTTATCAGCTAAAGACAAGTATGTTTCATAAGTGCCTTGCACTATTCCCTGCGAGCCGATATAGATCCAGGAACCTGCAGTCATCTGTCCGTACATCATCAATCCTTTTGCATCCAGTTCTCTGAAATGCTCCCACGTTGCCCATTTGGGAACCAGCATGGAATTGGAAATGATAACACGCGGCGCATCTTTATGTGTAGGAAGAATGCCCACGGGTTTTCCCGATTGAATCAATAGTGTTTCATCTTCATTCAGATCTTTCAACGCTTTCACGATCAGTTCGAATGCGGGCCAGTTACGTGCGGCTTTTCCAAGACCACCGTAAACAATCAGTTCATCAGGACGTTCTGCAACATCAGGATCAAGATTGTTGTGCAGCATCCGAAGTGCGGCTTCCTGCACCCAACCTTTGCAACTTAATGTAGTTCCATGAGCGGCTTTGAGTAAACGCGGAGTAACATTGATGGCAGGTGAGGTCATAAAAAAGAATTTCGTGCAAAAATAAGTGCTGATCAGTGTGATAAAAAATGAATCGCGTGTATCTTTCCCGCTTCCATCCAATCGAAAACAATAACAACAAAATTGTAGTATTGAATTCAAGCTATTGCTATCCTAAAAACCTGACGAGACTACTTCAATAACCCCGTTTGTTCTGAACCTCCAGTTCAAGACCCCATTCTTTTGTATTTTCAGAATAGGTTAATTCAAAGATTACCTGCATATCGTTATAATCTGATGAGTAACCGCTTTTGATGGTGGAAGACTCAAAAGTGGTTGTATATTTTTCATTTGGCGTGGAGCTGGTATACTGTGTGAAGGTGCAGCAGTAGTTCGGACAGTTCTTAAAATCACTTACCACTTCATCATATTTATCCAGAGCCTGTTTTACATCAGTGAAAGTGTAGAGGTCGTTGTACCAAAATGACGGAATATCCTCATCGTCGAGTGAAGCAAACAATCCCGATTCGATACTTCCCTTCAGACTTACTGTTGACTCCCAGTTTTCAAGGATAAGCAGATCTCTTTTCCTGCCTTTTATATCATAAAAATCACCGGAATAACTTTTTATCACCTGTTGAAGGATGGAACATACATCATCATAAGTAACATATGAATAGTTTTGTGCAGTTGCATTGCCTGTGGATTGCGACGTTTGAGAATAGTCACTACTGGTACTGCCAATAAATTTGTTTTGTTGAAAGTAGCCATCCATAATGGTTCCGTCCTCTTTGGTATAATAACCCCTGCCATCGAGAAGTCCGTCTTTAAAATATCCGGTATAAAAACTTCCGTCTGCCCAATCGAATCTGCCATAACCTGACCGGTTGCCGTTGTGCCATTCTCCAACATAGATATCATTGTTGGTCCACAAATAAATGCCGGCGCCTTCATAACAACTTCCTATCAGGCAACCTGAAGTTCCAAAATCCCTGCTTTCTGAATATTTTCCATCATGAAAAATACCGACATACGTCGTTTTATCTTTATCGTTTCCGAGGTAAATTCCGTTGCCTTCCAGGATGCCACTTTTAAAGTATCCCAGATAATAAGATCCATCAGCCCAATCGTAACAACCGACACCTGTACGTTGTCCGTTTACCCATTCACCTGTATATTCAGCTTTGTCTGAAAAAAGGTAGGTTCCCATCCCATCCATACAATTGCCGCTGATGCAACCCGTCGACTGCGCCGGTGAAAAAAATGGAAGGGTCATCGAAAAAATGAAGAGAAGCAGTTGATTGTGATGTGGCATAGCAATGATTTTTTCGGCGAGACAGGAAATGCAGCATGGAAAATCAGTTGCATTGCCAAAGATCGGAGAGGTGTTTGAAATGAAGCAATGAATATAGGAGAGTAATCGGAGAAATAAAAAAGTGCTTCAAAAAAGTTCTCACTTAAGCCGGAAATTAATTTGCGTGGAAGCCATTGCCTTCCTGCAATCATGAAAACGGTGATTGACTTACGGGCTATTGGTAAACTCAAAAAATCACCCTGCCATTTTTTGGTAGCTGTGATGTGAATGCATGCTACCAGGGTTAACAACTATTGGTAATGGCAACATTTTATCCTGTCCTGATTTTCATCAATCATTTGATTAGATTTGGTCAATCAAAAACACTCATTATTAATGTCTCAGACACGCCAGCTCGCGGCGATTC
The genomic region above belongs to Chitinophagaceae bacterium and contains:
- a CDS encoding T9SS type A sorting domain-containing protein encodes the protein MFIKNIFTFVFFSLIVCSTSAQNCAPASAYDYLEINNVKARINNGGDMWWDLFQNAQYVVPINGNVSSLFAGALWIGGIDANGQLKVAAQTYRQTGNDYFPGPLDANGNVESVACSNFNRIWKVNKSAIDSFINGMNTTIPSSILEWPGRGNLKLSFLPDQDLAPFTDTDGDGIYNPATGDYPQIPGDQALWFVFNDMGNEHSQTHGEPLGLEVQCLAYAVNDTNSSLNNATFYHYRMLYKGLSDLDSTFVGLWVNAGLGCPYDDNIGCDSSHNLGVVYNSSSNDGGCPNSYGDDPPLLAIDILQGPTDENQIVNRLDYCMGYNNDYTQTGIPTEPIHYYNYLHSIFKDGEHLTYGGDGYNGSLSSNYFLSGDPSDPYGFSQCYPQGGIWDYRMILSSGPFIFHPNEIKTFDIAVVWTDTVQYPCPSFSYIEGNAATAENYFSRLNFQSTICSTIHTVHAVNVIPNPVAHGANISFTASCAEKIMVYDCSGRFCFETKIQDQSLSQINTKGWSDGIYFYKVIFPDGEVNGKFLVQ
- a CDS encoding PIN domain-containing protein gives rise to the protein MSYLLDTNILIGYYTENLPESIMEFVERVIKNSFNISFVNRLEVLGYPQLTKEQIADLETSFLNADEFWVDDIIISKAILVSRAYNLRAADAIIAATAIVNGLHLVTNDADFNRAHRELTVINPFIQIPPLIVE
- the hutU gene encoding urocanate hydratase — encoded protein: MTSPAINVTPRLLKAAHGTTLSCKGWVQEAALRMLHNNLDPDVAERPDELIVYGGLGKAARNWPAFELIVKALKDLNEDETLLIQSGKPVGILPTHKDAPRVIISNSMLVPKWATWEHFRELDAKGLMMYGQMTAGSWIYIGSQGIVQGTYETYLSLADKHFNGILKGKLNVTAGLGGMGGAQPLAITMNEGVCLAAEMEEWRIQKRIETRYLDKYSKDIDEAIDWALDAKAKGEAISIGVCCNVVDLLQRMIDRHITPDTLTDQTSAHDELIGYFPEGLTVEQAKVLREKNPDDYINRSLDTMAKHVRQMLELQNRGAITFDYGNNLRGQAHDKRGVKNAFDFPGFVPAYIRPLFCEGKGPFRWVALSGDPNDIAITDALLMELFPENVGLHRWLKMAKEKIAFQGLPARICWLGMGEREKAGLAFNELVRTGKVKAPIVIGRDHLDTGSVASPNRETEAMLDGSDAVADWPILNALINTAGGASWVSLHHGGGVGMGYSIHAGMVIVADGTDDASRRLKRVLNNDPAMGVIRHADAGYDIAKDTARKFRLDLKQRL
- a CDS encoding addiction module protein translates to MISIEEILKLSAAEKILLVEKVWDSIEPGDIAIPESHILESRRRIEAIRKGDIPLASWEEVRKRIHLHS
- a CDS encoding SDR family oxidoreductase, whose amino-acid sequence is MNILITGGAGYIGTELAFELSQRPDIDKIVVYDNLSRGNYNLFLGKGPRQGNVQFIQGDILDSRTIRKVLKGIDVVYHLAAKVTTPFANIDSHFFEQINHWGTAEMVYAIEESNITKLIFTSSASIYGSSAIPATEETPPHPSSFYGVSKQRAEEHVKRLFESIPTLILRCGNVYGYSKSMRFDAVINRFMFDANFGHRVTITGSGNQSRSFIHINKVTKMLAGLLHAEVSSGIYNLSDKNLEIVDIIEVLKKIYPDLEYLFINQHITMQELKVDQNSLLYKYLPLPESELEEELLEFKDRFSFQSV